A window of Gemmatimonadota bacterium contains these coding sequences:
- the mltG gene encoding endolytic transglycosylase MltG, with the protein MAKLRVNRVLIGSAVIVVLLLPFVPLLLDLMGNRDQTRVTLTIRQGSPFREAADSLAAHGIVDHPRAFGFYASKRGLDRSIRYGTYLIRRGSSWNEVLLALREGKGIMNRVTIPEGWPLWDIIPAIAKGLEIPAESLEVAVRDTLLLQRVEAPLGTETLEGYLFPDTYDFPGGTTAHQAVELMVNRFLQVWKPDWNARLAELKMSRHQLLTLASIVEKEVRRGEERPLVAAVYSNRLRIRMPLQADPTVQYAQKKRPGRVLYRDLKVESPYNTYRRVGLPPGPIASPGASSIEASLFPANVPYKFFVARPDGRHEFRTTYREHLAAIAMVRSMPRPDSAERARRAQADVDSALRVLGLPRSAYDSLAQVRPPSPE; encoded by the coding sequence ATGGCTAAGCTCCGGGTGAATCGGGTGCTCATCGGCTCGGCGGTCATCGTCGTGCTGCTGTTGCCGTTCGTGCCGTTGCTGCTCGACCTCATGGGCAACCGCGACCAGACGCGCGTGACGCTCACCATCCGCCAGGGCTCGCCCTTCCGCGAGGCGGCGGACTCGCTCGCGGCGCACGGCATCGTCGACCATCCGCGCGCGTTCGGGTTCTACGCCTCCAAGCGGGGGCTCGACCGCTCCATCCGCTACGGCACCTATCTCATCCGGCGCGGCTCGAGCTGGAACGAGGTGCTCCTCGCCCTGCGCGAGGGCAAGGGCATCATGAACCGCGTGACCATCCCCGAAGGGTGGCCGCTCTGGGACATCATCCCCGCCATCGCGAAGGGGCTCGAGATCCCCGCGGAGTCGCTCGAGGTCGCGGTGCGCGACACGCTGTTGCTGCAGCGCGTGGAGGCGCCGCTCGGGACCGAGACGCTCGAGGGCTATCTCTTCCCCGACACCTACGACTTCCCCGGCGGGACGACGGCGCACCAGGCGGTGGAGCTGATGGTGAACCGCTTCCTGCAGGTGTGGAAGCCGGACTGGAACGCGCGGCTCGCCGAGCTGAAGATGTCACGGCACCAGCTCCTCACGCTCGCGTCGATCGTGGAGAAGGAGGTCCGCCGCGGCGAGGAGCGTCCGCTCGTGGCGGCGGTCTACTCCAACCGCCTGCGCATCCGCATGCCGCTGCAGGCGGACCCCACGGTGCAGTACGCGCAGAAGAAGCGCCCGGGGCGCGTGCTCTACCGCGACCTCAAGGTGGAGTCGCCGTACAACACCTATCGCCGCGTGGGACTGCCGCCGGGCCCCATCGCGTCACCCGGCGCGTCGAGCATCGAGGCGTCGCTCTTCCCGGCGAACGTGCCGTACAAGTTCTTCGTCGCGCGCCCCGACGGGCGGCACGAGTTCCGTACGACCTACCGCGAGCATCTCGCGGCGATCGCGATGGTGCGCTCCATGCCCCGCCCCGACTCGGCCGAGCGCGCGCGACGGGCGCAGGCGGATGTGGACTCGGCGTTGCGGGTGCTCGGCTTGCCGCGTTCGGCGTACGACTCGCTCGCGCAGGTGCGGCCGCCCTCGCCCGAGTAG
- a CDS encoding FAD:protein FMN transferase: protein MSTIERVRPAMGTTVCLRVVGDAHAAVRAIGEAHAAVRAIGEAYAWFGQVEASCSRFDASSELSRVVAAGGAPVAVSPLLFEPLRFALAVAESSGGAFDPTVGAAMLARGHDRAWRDDARVPRVAPTDATDATDAAAVQGDTPTWRDVILDAERRTVRLARPLALDLGAVAKGLAVDLAARALSGADGVTGFVIDAGGDLLAAGHAEDGAPWRIGVRHPRQADALLETLTVRDAAVCTSGDYARPLADGATHLVDPRTGRPAGGIASATVIAPQAMVADALATAAAVLGAEAGIAFLEAQGVEGLLVTAAQQRHATRGWTSHAVAA from the coding sequence GTGAGCACGATCGAACGGGTCCGGCCGGCGATGGGGACCACGGTCTGCCTGCGCGTCGTCGGCGACGCGCACGCTGCCGTGCGCGCCATCGGCGAGGCGCACGCTGCCGTGCGCGCCATCGGCGAGGCGTACGCCTGGTTCGGTCAGGTCGAAGCGTCGTGCAGCCGGTTCGATGCATCGAGCGAACTCTCGCGCGTCGTCGCCGCGGGCGGCGCGCCGGTCGCGGTGAGTCCGCTCCTCTTCGAGCCGTTGCGTTTCGCGCTCGCGGTGGCCGAGTCGAGCGGCGGGGCGTTCGATCCCACGGTGGGGGCGGCGATGCTGGCGCGCGGGCATGATCGCGCCTGGCGCGACGACGCCCGCGTGCCGCGGGTCGCTCCGACGGACGCAACGGACGCAACGGACGCGGCGGCCGTGCAGGGCGACACGCCGACCTGGCGCGACGTGATCCTCGACGCCGAGCGCCGCACGGTGCGACTCGCGCGCCCACTCGCGCTCGATCTCGGCGCGGTGGCGAAGGGACTCGCCGTGGACCTCGCGGCGCGCGCGCTCAGCGGCGCGGACGGCGTCACCGGGTTCGTGATCGACGCGGGCGGTGATCTCCTCGCCGCGGGCCACGCGGAGGACGGAGCGCCGTGGCGCATCGGCGTGCGGCATCCGCGGCAGGCGGACGCGCTCCTCGAGACCCTCACCGTGCGCGACGCGGCGGTCTGCACGAGCGGCGACTACGCGCGCCCGCTCGCCGACGGCGCGACGCATCTCGTCGATCCGCGCACGGGGCGTCCCGCAGGAGGCATCGCGAGCGCGACGGTGATCGCGCCGCAGGCGATGGTCGCCGATGCGCTCGCGACCGCGGCGGCGGTGCTCGGCGCCGAGGCGGGCATCGCGTTCCTCGAGGCACAGGGCGTGGAGGGGCTGCTCGTCACCGCCGCGCAGCAGCGACATGCGACGCGAGGCTGGACGTCGCACGCGGTGGCGGCCTGA
- a CDS encoding BLUF domain-containing protein, producing the protein MPGLLTIVYVSHAAIELHDTDLELLLATSRRNNARDGITGVLLHRDGNFMQCLEGEPEAVRRTFARIERDPRHAGVIVLLDEPIAERSFSRHSLGHLQPTRSDLLALSTEGWRDEASSASRTSRGLAALRSFAERDRHAP; encoded by the coding sequence ATGCCCGGCCTGCTCACCATCGTCTACGTCAGCCACGCCGCGATCGAGCTGCACGACACCGACCTCGAGCTGCTCCTCGCGACGTCGCGCCGCAACAATGCGCGCGACGGCATCACCGGCGTGCTGCTGCACCGCGACGGGAACTTCATGCAGTGCCTCGAGGGCGAACCGGAGGCCGTCCGGCGCACCTTCGCGCGCATCGAACGCGATCCGCGGCACGCCGGCGTGATCGTGCTGCTCGACGAGCCCATCGCCGAGCGGAGCTTCTCCCGGCATTCGCTGGGGCACCTGCAGCCCACGCGTTCAGACCTGCTCGCGCTCTCCACCGAGGGCTGGCGGGACGAGGCGTCGAGTGCCTCGCGCACCTCGCGCGGGCTGGCGGCGCTGCGGAGCTTCGCGGAGCGGGACCGGCACGCGCCCTGA
- the rho gene encoding transcription termination factor Rho: MDLVSLRRQSAAELHRLADELGVTAHAELRGPELLVPIELALLARGDTLVAEGTLELVPEGHGFLRSPDHSYLAGSDDIYVSQTQVRRYGVKTGDTIRGPVRPAKHWEKFLALLELESVNGQPPEAIKGRVTFDALRPRYPDQRIRLESKSGGLSMRLADLIAPLGKGQRGLIVAPPRAGKTILLQRMANAIAENHPEIKLIVLLIDERPEEVTDFMASCPTAEVIASTFDEHAKRHVQVADMVIEKAKRLVESKQDVVILLDSITRLARAHNTMTPMSGKILSGGVDAKALEKPKRFFGAARRIDGGGSLTIVATALVSTGSRMDEVIFEEFKGTGNMEIVLDRDIANRRIYPAFEIGKSGTRKEELLLTEKERNRIFLLRHFVGDMAPDEATNFVIRRLQQTATNEEFFQRMAEGA, encoded by the coding sequence GTGGACCTCGTCTCCCTCCGCCGTCAGTCCGCGGCCGAGCTGCACCGACTGGCCGACGAACTCGGCGTCACCGCCCACGCCGAGCTGCGTGGGCCGGAACTGCTCGTGCCCATCGAGCTGGCCCTGCTCGCGCGGGGCGACACCCTCGTCGCCGAGGGGACGCTCGAGCTGGTGCCCGAGGGCCACGGCTTCCTGCGCAGCCCCGACCACTCGTACCTCGCTGGGAGCGACGACATCTACGTCTCGCAGACGCAGGTGCGGCGCTACGGCGTGAAGACCGGCGACACCATCCGCGGCCCCGTCCGCCCGGCGAAGCACTGGGAGAAGTTCCTCGCGCTGCTGGAACTGGAGTCGGTGAACGGCCAGCCGCCGGAGGCGATCAAGGGGCGCGTGACGTTCGACGCGCTGCGGCCGCGCTATCCCGACCAGCGCATCCGCCTCGAGTCCAAGAGCGGCGGACTCTCCATGCGCCTCGCCGACCTCATCGCCCCGCTCGGCAAGGGACAGCGCGGGCTCATCGTCGCGCCGCCGCGCGCGGGCAAGACGATCCTCCTCCAGCGGATGGCGAACGCGATCGCCGAGAACCACCCGGAGATCAAGCTCATCGTGCTGCTCATCGACGAGCGCCCCGAGGAGGTCACCGACTTCATGGCGAGCTGCCCCACCGCCGAGGTGATCGCGTCGACGTTCGACGAGCACGCCAAGCGGCATGTGCAGGTGGCCGACATGGTGATCGAGAAGGCGAAGCGGCTCGTGGAATCGAAGCAGGACGTGGTGATCCTCCTCGACTCGATCACGCGCCTCGCGCGCGCGCACAACACGATGACGCCCATGTCCGGCAAGATCCTCTCGGGCGGCGTGGACGCGAAGGCCCTCGAGAAGCCCAAGCGCTTCTTCGGCGCGGCGCGGCGCATCGACGGCGGCGGCTCGCTCACCATCGTCGCCACCGCGCTCGTGAGCACCGGCTCGCGCATGGACGAGGTGATCTTCGAGGAGTTCAAGGGCACCGGCAACATGGAGATCGTGCTCGACCGCGACATCGCGAACCGCCGCATCTACCCGGCCTTCGAGATCGGCAAGTCGGGGACGCGCAAGGAGGAACTCCTCCTGACGGAGAAGGAGCGGAACCGCATCTTCCTCCTGCGCCACTTCGTGGGCGACATGGCCCCCGACGAGGCGACGAACTTCGTGATCCGCCGGTTGCAACAGACGGCGACCAACGAGGAGTTCTTCCAGCGGATGGCGGAGGGCGCGTGA
- a CDS encoding FecR domain-containing protein, protein MPTPFAAIDAETIAALNKGDESALERIFRSHFDVLVERAHERLTDEKAAAPRLVAGVVRAVWDERAAFKSSGEIEGFINEELRNRARAIRSRLAAVHRFEKTEGVKPLESHAAPTADQLWAEIATALHQPVVDPATAAKERRAHLAHEAAGHIAGVAKPRNWKVPAALAVVGAVALYFAYGSVMQSSQASLVTSLLQASNAPTVNSRPGQLGTFALADSSVVRLGADSRLIRVANFGREHRTALVTGTAAVTIGKGSTLPFEMRAGGAAVTAAAGELAVRDFADEPFALVQARSDGVGVKIGKTERALKAGETIVIGRDSTLRDATADEAATAFSWLDGKLVVKEVSVRDAMKTLYRWYALDIAIRDSVVLDRMVSLEVPIDSSQAAIAGMERGAELRFEWDKERMTFRDAAKKKP, encoded by the coding sequence ATGCCCACCCCTTTCGCTGCGATCGATGCCGAGACCATCGCCGCCCTCAACAAGGGCGATGAGTCCGCACTCGAGCGGATCTTCCGTTCGCACTTCGACGTGCTCGTCGAGCGCGCGCATGAACGCCTCACCGACGAGAAGGCCGCGGCGCCGCGCCTCGTGGCCGGCGTCGTCCGCGCCGTCTGGGACGAGCGCGCCGCGTTCAAGAGCAGCGGCGAGATCGAGGGCTTCATCAATGAGGAGCTGCGCAACCGGGCGCGCGCGATCCGGTCGCGGCTCGCGGCCGTGCACCGCTTCGAGAAGACCGAGGGCGTGAAGCCGCTCGAGAGCCATGCGGCCCCCACCGCCGACCAGCTCTGGGCCGAGATCGCCACGGCCCTCCACCAGCCGGTGGTGGACCCGGCGACCGCCGCGAAGGAGCGCCGCGCGCATCTCGCGCACGAGGCCGCCGGCCACATCGCCGGGGTCGCCAAGCCCCGCAACTGGAAGGTGCCGGCCGCCCTCGCCGTCGTCGGCGCGGTCGCGCTCTACTTCGCGTATGGCTCGGTGATGCAGTCGTCGCAGGCGTCGCTCGTCACCTCGCTGCTCCAGGCGAGCAACGCGCCGACCGTGAACTCGCGCCCCGGCCAGCTCGGCACCTTCGCCCTCGCCGACAGCAGCGTCGTGCGCCTCGGCGCCGACAGCCGGCTGATCCGCGTGGCGAACTTCGGACGCGAGCACCGGACGGCGCTCGTCACCGGCACCGCGGCGGTGACGATCGGGAAGGGGAGCACGCTCCCGTTCGAGATGCGCGCCGGTGGCGCGGCGGTGACGGCGGCGGCCGGTGAGCTCGCGGTGCGCGACTTCGCCGACGAGCCGTTCGCCCTCGTGCAGGCGCGCTCGGACGGCGTGGGCGTGAAGATCGGCAAGACCGAGCGGGCGCTGAAGGCGGGCGAGACGATCGTCATCGGCCGCGACTCGACGCTGCGCGACGCGACCGCCGACGAGGCCGCGACGGCGTTCAGCTGGCTCGACGGCAAGCTCGTCGTGAAGGAGGTCTCGGTGCGCGACGCGATGAAGACGCTCTATCGCTGGTACGCGCTCGACATCGCCATCCGCGACAGCGTGGTGCTCGATCGCATGGTCTCGCTCGAGGTGCCGATCGACTCGTCGCAGGCGGCGATCGCCGGCATGGAGCGCGGCGCCGAGCTCCGGTTCGAGTGGGACAAGGAGCGGATGACGTTCCGCGACGCGGCGAAGAAGAAGCCCTGA
- a CDS encoding FMN-binding protein: protein MSDASSPRLLLLGTAAVVSIYAAGHARTRAAALRLEAEDAARQRPVLVPRPIADTLASTPVAAPSAAPSAAPVEVPVEAPVAAAVPASATRATAKARTDTVATTAPVESVPTAASPVVAAAPPPDAPPASPPPADTVTAPAAPAASKWRDGTYTGWGDSRHGSIEATVVIRAGRIADAYISRCLTRYSCSWIDHLQIQVVDRQGPEVDFVSGATQSVNAFYYAVVEALKVAARP, encoded by the coding sequence ATGTCCGACGCCTCCTCGCCTCGTCTCCTGCTCCTCGGCACCGCCGCCGTCGTGTCGATCTACGCGGCCGGCCACGCGCGCACGCGCGCGGCGGCGCTGCGGCTCGAGGCGGAGGATGCGGCGCGGCAGCGGCCCGTGTTGGTGCCGCGGCCGATCGCCGACACCTTGGCCAGCACGCCGGTGGCGGCGCCCAGTGCTGCGCCGAGCGCCGCGCCGGTCGAAGTCCCGGTCGAAGCCCCGGTCGCGGCCGCCGTCCCCGCGAGCGCGACGCGCGCGACGGCGAAGGCGCGCACGGACACCGTCGCGACCACGGCGCCCGTCGAGTCCGTCCCGACCGCCGCGTCGCCCGTTGTCGCGGCGGCACCGCCGCCGGACGCACCGCCCGCGTCGCCTCCGCCCGCCGACACCGTCACCGCTCCCGCCGCCCCTGCGGCCTCCAAGTGGCGTGACGGCACTTACACCGGCTGGGGCGACTCGCGGCACGGCAGCATCGAAGCGACCGTCGTCATCCGCGCCGGTCGCATCGCCGACGCCTACATCAGTCGCTGCCTCACGCGGTACTCCTGCTCGTGGATCGATCACCTCCAGATCCAGGTCGTCGATCGTCAGGGCCCAGAGGTGGACTTCGTCTCCGGCGCGACGCAGAGCGTGAACGCCTTCTACTACGCCGTCGTCGAGGCGCTCAAGGTCGCCGCGCGGCCGTGA
- the ruvX gene encoding Holliday junction resolvase RuvX, with the protein MASGAATRQRRWMAVDLGDRRVGIAVSDSLGMIASPAGHVERRAGKRPPLTALLARATELGAEGFVIGLPLDEQGEDTPRAAEARRLGVELGARTGHPVEMVDERFSTAAALRAIKEMEGSTRGRKGDVDALAAAILLRTALEMMDSRDG; encoded by the coding sequence ATGGCGAGCGGCGCGGCGACGCGGCAGCGGCGATGGATGGCGGTCGACCTGGGCGACCGTCGCGTGGGGATCGCGGTGAGCGATTCCCTCGGCATGATCGCGTCGCCCGCGGGCCATGTCGAACGCCGCGCCGGCAAGCGTCCGCCGCTCACCGCCCTCCTCGCCCGCGCCACCGAACTCGGCGCCGAGGGCTTCGTCATCGGGTTGCCGCTCGACGAGCAGGGCGAGGACACGCCCCGCGCCGCCGAGGCGCGACGCCTCGGCGTGGAGCTCGGCGCGCGCACCGGGCACCCGGTGGAGATGGTGGACGAGCGCTTCAGCACCGCGGCGGCGCTCCGCGCCATCAAGGAGATGGAAGGCTCCACGCGGGGACGGAAGGGTGACGTCGATGCGCTCGCCGCGGCGATCCTCCTGCGCACCGCCCTCGAGATGATGGATTCGCGTGATGGCTAA
- a CDS encoding RnfABCDGE type electron transport complex subunit D encodes MQAFRRWLRTPKGIFALMLLACTVPAASVAGWRLVTPGLAAAILTAGALDAPLLRWRRGKWTLPDGALLTGWLVALVLSPHEPWTHAAMTAALAIGAKHVWHAGRANVLNPAAAGLVVSYHLLDTGQSWWGALPELSAWWIALLLVLGAIMAQRLHKSVAALVFLGAWFACATVFAYVGDPVAVVEIFRAPDLHAALFFAAFMLTDPPTSPPKPRDQVVFSLLTAGVAFAVLMLVGAAYFLLAGVLAANAWEGWRKHRLRRAHRPVAVTI; translated from the coding sequence ATGCAGGCATTCCGCCGCTGGCTCCGCACGCCGAAGGGGATCTTCGCGCTGATGCTGCTCGCCTGCACCGTGCCCGCGGCGTCGGTCGCCGGGTGGCGGCTCGTCACGCCAGGGCTCGCCGCCGCGATCCTCACCGCCGGCGCGCTCGATGCGCCGCTGTTGCGCTGGCGGCGCGGGAAGTGGACGCTGCCCGACGGCGCGCTCCTCACCGGGTGGCTCGTTGCGCTCGTGTTGAGCCCGCACGAACCGTGGACCCACGCGGCGATGACGGCGGCGCTCGCGATCGGCGCGAAGCACGTCTGGCATGCGGGGCGCGCGAACGTGCTCAATCCGGCCGCGGCCGGACTCGTCGTGTCGTACCACCTGCTCGACACCGGCCAGAGCTGGTGGGGCGCACTGCCCGAGCTGAGCGCCTGGTGGATCGCGCTGCTCCTCGTGCTCGGCGCGATCATGGCGCAGCGGCTGCACAAGTCGGTCGCGGCGCTCGTCTTCCTCGGCGCCTGGTTCGCCTGCGCGACCGTCTTCGCGTACGTCGGCGATCCGGTCGCGGTGGTGGAGATCTTCCGTGCGCCGGACCTGCATGCCGCGCTCTTCTTCGCCGCGTTCATGCTCACCGACCCGCCGACGTCGCCGCCCAAGCCGCGCGACCAGGTCGTCTTCTCGCTCCTCACCGCGGGGGTGGCGTTCGCGGTGCTCATGCTCGTGGGCGCGGCGTACTTCCTGCTCGCCGGCGTGCTCGCGGCCAATGCGTGGGAAGGATGGCGAAAGCATCGGCTGCGGCGGGCGCATCGGCCCGTGGCTGTCACGATCTGA
- the aroH gene encoding chorismate mutase, whose product MSAPLRLRSVRAVRGATTVTADEPELIREAVTELLEAILNDNDIVPADVVSAVFTATHDLVSEFPAHAARLFGWNDIPLLCAQELPVTGALPRCIRVMIHAETRRLRSEIRHVYLRDAVLLRADLLAD is encoded by the coding sequence GTGTCAGCTCCCCTCCGCCTCCGCTCCGTCCGCGCCGTCCGTGGCGCGACCACCGTCACCGCCGACGAGCCCGAGCTCATCCGCGAGGCGGTCACCGAGCTGCTCGAGGCGATCCTCAACGACAACGACATCGTCCCCGCCGACGTCGTCTCGGCGGTCTTCACCGCGACGCACGACCTGGTGAGCGAGTTCCCGGCGCATGCGGCGCGGCTCTTCGGGTGGAACGACATCCCGCTGCTCTGCGCGCAGGAGCTGCCGGTGACCGGGGCGCTGCCGCGCTGCATCCGCGTGATGATCCACGCCGAGACGCGGCGGCTGCGGAGCGAGATCCGGCACGTCTACCTGCGCGACGCGGTGCTGCTCCGCGCGGATCTGCTCGCCGACTGA
- a CDS encoding Ig-like domain-containing protein, with product MPIRPFRAPLLAGALLAGLVACGGGSTEPASVATVEITAPAPTLFVGPAGGQTAQLAVVTKAANGTALPGRVVAWGSQQLGVATVSTTGVVTAVSLGTAQITATSEGKTGSITITVASVPVSTVAVTPATPSAFVGTTVQLSAEPRDSTGAALTGRTVTWSSADLSRATVSPSGLVTGVGAGPVNITATSETRTGVVSVTINAAAGPVLSTVTPSTLVPGTVVTLDGTGFDLLPANNTLRVAGTVVPVLSASATALTFRVPCMNSGTVALQVTGPSGPGTVLNAPLAVTQRTLAVGQAIVLQSDAESACNELTNVGGTARYFIAAFSMGTTANTLIDVELSGNPAAAAVAAAIANVTANATATAAPPSRAQADRDRAHFEHLERERALYASLRAQGLDRVPPKRAGRPRLVAPPVAGDMRTLHFNFSSCSDSTNIIRARAIRVGTHAVVWEDSANTLVAANVPELAAAYARMGEVFDRDQYETVRTYFGDPIRRDLDDDGLLHMVFTQKLNGTGAAAYVTSCDMVVRQAATAGGNYGEYFYGTVPTTATPNVNSTASPDGWYAFMSRTVVHEVKHIASLSARFANGSPTFESSWLEEGTARHAEEVWVRDSLHRVAWKANTGYGTAAGNGLFCDFNLANASCVANDPFRRPTWGMRRQLNEILPKLQDPAGWSPYGDGTGQSGSVFYNTTWSFVRWAADRYGTSDAAFLTALTQSNTNGLTNLAGVTGATTSQLVGAWGLALIADDYPGLASPSPDVQFPTWNLRDIYAGLNADPAWSGRFNTPYPVARTAVSYGSFTVTRTGLRGGGHLFVEILGTQSAPQLLVLRGPSGAALSPLARLAIVRVQ from the coding sequence ATGCCCATTCGCCCCTTCCGTGCTCCCCTGCTCGCGGGCGCCCTGCTCGCGGGACTCGTCGCCTGTGGTGGCGGCTCGACCGAACCGGCGTCGGTCGCGACGGTGGAGATCACCGCCCCCGCACCGACGCTCTTCGTGGGACCGGCGGGAGGCCAGACGGCGCAGCTCGCGGTGGTCACGAAGGCGGCGAACGGGACCGCCCTCCCGGGGCGCGTCGTCGCGTGGGGGAGCCAGCAGCTCGGCGTCGCCACGGTGAGTACGACCGGGGTCGTCACCGCCGTCTCGCTCGGCACTGCGCAGATCACCGCGACCTCGGAAGGGAAGACCGGTTCCATCACCATCACGGTGGCGTCGGTGCCGGTGTCCACCGTGGCCGTGACGCCCGCGACGCCCTCCGCGTTCGTGGGCACGACGGTGCAGCTCAGCGCCGAACCGCGTGATTCGACCGGCGCGGCGCTCACGGGACGCACCGTCACCTGGAGCAGCGCCGACCTCTCGCGCGCGACCGTCTCGCCGAGCGGGCTCGTCACCGGCGTCGGTGCCGGGCCGGTGAACATCACCGCGACGAGCGAGACGCGGACCGGCGTGGTGAGCGTGACCATCAACGCCGCCGCCGGCCCGGTGCTCTCGACGGTGACGCCGTCCACGCTCGTGCCGGGGACCGTCGTGACGCTCGACGGCACCGGCTTCGACCTCCTCCCCGCGAACAACACGCTGCGCGTCGCGGGGACCGTGGTGCCGGTGCTCAGCGCCAGCGCGACCGCGCTGACCTTCCGCGTGCCCTGCATGAACAGCGGGACCGTCGCGCTGCAGGTGACGGGGCCGTCCGGTCCCGGGACCGTGCTCAACGCGCCGCTCGCCGTCACGCAGCGCACGCTCGCGGTGGGCCAGGCGATCGTCCTGCAGAGCGACGCCGAGAGCGCGTGCAACGAGCTCACCAACGTGGGTGGCACGGCGCGGTACTTCATCGCCGCGTTCAGCATGGGGACCACGGCGAACACGCTCATCGACGTGGAGCTCTCCGGCAATCCCGCGGCGGCGGCGGTCGCCGCGGCGATCGCGAACGTCACCGCCAATGCCACCGCGACCGCCGCGCCGCCCTCGCGCGCGCAGGCCGATCGCGACCGGGCGCACTTCGAGCATCTCGAGCGGGAGCGCGCGCTCTACGCCTCGCTGCGGGCGCAGGGGCTCGACCGCGTGCCGCCCAAGCGCGCGGGACGGCCGCGTCTCGTCGCGCCGCCCGTCGCCGGCGACATGCGCACGCTCCACTTCAACTTCAGTTCGTGCTCCGACTCGACGAACATCATCCGGGCCCGCGCCATCCGCGTGGGGACGCATGCCGTGGTGTGGGAGGATTCGGCGAACACGCTCGTCGCGGCGAACGTCCCCGAGCTCGCGGCGGCCTATGCGCGCATGGGCGAGGTCTTCGACCGCGACCAGTACGAGACCGTCCGCACCTACTTCGGCGACCCGATCCGTCGCGACCTCGATGATGACGGGCTGCTGCACATGGTCTTCACGCAGAAGCTCAACGGCACCGGCGCTGCCGCGTACGTGACGAGCTGCGACATGGTCGTGCGCCAGGCGGCCACGGCCGGCGGCAACTACGGCGAGTACTTCTACGGGACCGTCCCCACCACGGCGACGCCGAACGTCAACAGCACCGCGAGCCCCGACGGCTGGTACGCGTTCATGAGCCGCACCGTCGTGCACGAGGTGAAGCACATCGCCTCGCTCTCGGCGCGCTTCGCCAATGGGTCGCCCACCTTCGAGAGCTCGTGGCTCGAGGAGGGCACCGCCCGCCACGCCGAGGAGGTCTGGGTGCGCGACTCGCTGCATCGCGTCGCGTGGAAGGCCAACACCGGCTACGGCACCGCGGCGGGCAACGGGCTCTTCTGCGACTTCAACCTGGCGAACGCCTCGTGCGTGGCGAACGATCCGTTCCGCCGTCCCACGTGGGGGATGCGACGGCAGCTGAACGAGATCCTGCCCAAGCTCCAGGATCCCGCCGGGTGGTCGCCGTACGGCGACGGCACCGGCCAGTCGGGCTCGGTCTTCTACAACACCACCTGGTCGTTCGTGCGCTGGGCCGCCGACCGGTACGGCACGAGCGACGCGGCCTTCCTCACCGCGCTCACGCAGTCGAACACCAACGGCCTCACCAACCTCGCCGGCGTGACCGGCGCGACGACGTCGCAGCTCGTCGGTGCGTGGGGGCTCGCGCTCATCGCGGACGACTACCCGGGGCTCGCGAGCCCGTCGCCCGACGTGCAGTTCCCCACCTGGAACCTGCGCGACATCTATGCGGGACTGAACGCGGATCCGGCGTGGTCCGGCCGGTTCAACACGCCGTATCCCGTCGCGCGCACGGCCGTGAGCTATGGGTCGTTCACCGTCACGCGCACCGGGTTGCGCGGGGGTGGCCATCTGTTCGTCGAGATCCTCGGCACGCAGTCCGCGCCGCAACTGCTCGTGCTGCGCGGGCCGTCGGGCGCGGCGCTCAGCCCGTTGGCGCGGCTCGCGATCGTGCGCGTGCAGTGA
- a CDS encoding transposase: MALVRPVREYGPRRHDGQREGLRETRDARRAGCRGIRNLRIRPYRPQASGKAERFVQTMLRPRGYKRRHRTSREHNNALPDVQDCTNLERPHGWPGGIRPLLPFLTQREQPNLNRNLCRTASLRRPRRLPHLESGYVGA, from the coding sequence TTGGCGCTGGTTCGCCCAGTTCGGGAGTACGGTCCACGGCGTCATGATGGACAGCGCGAGGGCCTGCGCGAGACACGCGATGCGCGTCGCGCTGGATGCAGAGGGATCAGGAATCTGCGCATCAGGCCCTATCGCCCGCAGGCCAGCGGCAAAGCCGAGCGCTTCGTCCAGACCATGCTCCGCCCCAGGGGATACAAGCGGCGACATCGCACCTCGCGGGAACACAACAACGCGCTGCCCGACGTCCAAGATTGCACCAACCTCGAACGCCCGCACGGGTGGCCTGGCGGCATCCGCCCGCTACTTCCCTTCCTCACGCAGCGTGAACAGCCAAACTTGAACCGAAATCTCTGCCGCACCGCCTCACTACGTAGGCCTCGACGGCTTCCGCACCTTGAATCGGGGTATGTAGGGGCCTGA